A genomic segment from Diospyros lotus cultivar Yz01 chromosome 5, ASM1463336v1, whole genome shotgun sequence encodes:
- the LOC127802602 gene encoding uncharacterized protein LOC127802602 has translation MGNPSSSQPQPRIQHFSHEHPLQLSNHQPRQTLNLASCSCCKLPVSAGSWIYSCPKCSYFLHLNCSQTPLKIKHPFHPNHDFSLLCSPTYPQGFFYCDACGKRGNGFSYHCKACSLDLHVPCASMPLTTTHPCHRHQLNLIFSPRHSALPYRCDICMQSGSKHWLYRCDLCDFDAHLDCAATKPAASVHNPVHQTQQSQAPPTFNPAFQLAPGPQFPARPPWHPGAFGSMNSQNYQFSNPAVPSSPSVPHKPTWEQHFHAIMAENARRDAEQAQLLQQMQGNGGNGNYLQLLQQMAGGGGGRNPDYTQILQQMAGGGGSSDFSSLLQGSGGSVDFSSLLQNLGGIGSFLGFGF, from the exons TGCAGCTCTCAAACCACCAGCCACGGCAAACCCTAAACCTAGCTTCATGTTCATGCTGCAAGCTCCCAGTTTCCGCCGGATCATGGATCTACAGCTGCCCCAAATGCAGCTACTTCCTCCATCTCAATTGCTCCCAAACGCCTCTCAAAATCAAGCACCCTTTCCACCCGAACCATGACTTCTCTCTTCTTTGCTCTCCCACATACCCCCAAGGCTTCTTCTACTGCGATGCTTGCGGCAAGCGAGGCAATGGCTTTTCCTACCACTGCAAAGCTTGCAGCCTTGACCTCCATGTCCCGTGTGCTTCCATGCCGTTGACAACCACTCATCCATGTCACCGCCACCAGCTCAACCTCATCTTCTCTCCACGCCACTCTGCTCTGCCCTATCGTTGTGATATTTGCATGCAGTCAGGGTCCAAGCACTGGCTCTACCGCTGCGATTTGTGTGACTTTGATGCTCATCTGGATTGTGCAGCAACGAAACCAGCCGCTTCCGTTCACAATCCAGTTCATCAAACCCAGCAATCTCAAGCACCACCAACCTTTAATCCTGCGTTCCAGCTGGCTCCTGGGCCTCAGTTTCCAGCGAGACCGCCTTGGCATCCTG GTGCTTTTGGATCCATGAATAGCCAAAACTACCAATTTAGCAACCCAGCGGTTCCCAGTTCTCCTAGTGTTCCCCACAAGCCAACGTGGGAGCAGCACTTTCACGCGATAATGGCGGAAAATGCTCGCCGTGATGCCGAACAAGCTCAACTTTTGCAGCAAATGCAGGGTAATGGCGGTAATGGGAATTATTTGCAGTTATTGCAGCAGATGGCGGGTGGCGGAGGTGGCAGAAATCCGGACTACACGCAGATATTGCAGCAGATGGCGGGCGGCGGTGGTTCTTCTGATTTCAGTTCTCTTTTGCAGGGCAGTGGTGGTTCTGTCGATTTTAGTTCTCTCTTGCAGAACCTTGGCGGAATTGGAAGTTTCCTAGGTTTTGGCTTCTGA